One segment of Bradyrhizobium sp. WD16 DNA contains the following:
- a CDS encoding 3-keto-5-aminohexanoate cleavage protein yields the protein MREPRDKIFITCAVTGNLTTPEQTPHLPITPEQIADACLGAAEAGAAVVHIHVRDPSTGRPSMELAYYREVVERIRARDNQLILNITTGPGGRFVPSPDEPRIAAPGTTLMAPENRVEHIAILKPDICTIDLNTMNSGKEVVINTPTNVRRMAKVMRDACVKPEVELFDSGDIALMHDMLKDGSLAGPVLCSFVMGVRYGFQPSPETVIYARNLLPPDAEFTAIGIGRSAFTAVAQSYLAGGHVRVGLEDAVYLSRGELAPSNAAMVAKARRIVEDLGGQVVGPREARAIIGLPTRLADAGVA from the coding sequence ATGCGCGAGCCACGCGACAAGATCTTCATCACCTGCGCGGTCACAGGCAATCTGACGACGCCGGAGCAGACGCCTCACCTGCCGATCACGCCCGAACAGATTGCGGATGCCTGTCTGGGCGCGGCTGAGGCGGGGGCCGCCGTGGTGCATATCCATGTACGCGATCCGTCGACGGGTAGGCCCTCGATGGAGCTCGCCTATTATCGCGAGGTGGTGGAGCGGATCCGCGCCCGCGACAACCAGCTCATCCTCAACATCACCACCGGCCCGGGCGGCCGCTTCGTGCCGTCGCCCGACGAGCCGCGTATCGCCGCGCCCGGGACGACACTGATGGCGCCGGAAAATCGCGTCGAGCACATTGCGATCCTCAAGCCGGACATCTGTACCATCGACCTCAACACCATGAATTCCGGCAAGGAGGTGGTGATCAACACCCCCACCAATGTCCGCCGCATGGCCAAGGTCATGCGAGACGCTTGCGTCAAACCGGAGGTCGAGCTGTTCGATTCCGGCGACATCGCCCTGATGCACGACATGCTCAAGGACGGTTCGCTGGCAGGACCGGTGCTGTGCTCCTTCGTCATGGGTGTTCGCTACGGTTTCCAGCCGAGCCCGGAGACCGTGATCTATGCCCGTAACCTGCTGCCGCCTGACGCTGAGTTCACCGCCATCGGCATCGGCCGGTCGGCGTTTACCGCGGTGGCACAGTCCTATCTCGCCGGCGGCCACGTCCGGGTCGGGCTCGAGGACGCGGTTTATCTGTCGCGCGGCGAGCTCGCGCCGTCCAACGCCGCCATGGTCGCCAAGGCACGGCGCATCGTCGAGGATCTCGGCGGCCAGGTCGTCGGCCCGCGCGAGGCCCGCGCCATCATCGGCCTGCCCACCCGGCTCGCCGACGCCGGGGTGGCGTGA
- a CDS encoding SDR family NAD(P)-dependent oxidoreductase, whose amino-acid sequence MTFPVSQQDKVVLVVGGAGGIGAATAKLFAEAGAKLIITHRPGADKAIRALNLVAALPGGGHATFPADVASTPTLLALRDAVTAQYGRLDVLVNSAGFTKAVPHGNLDALDDDLIDRMFQVNWRGQFAAIRTFAPLLKASGNGLIVSLSSIAGLTGNGSSIAYCATKAAIDVMTKSLARALAPQVRVLGVSPGVVDTDFVPGRGADFNAKAAGTIPLGRIATAEDVAAAILACATHLTFSTGSTILVDGGRAL is encoded by the coding sequence ATGACATTTCCGGTTTCACAACAGGACAAGGTCGTGCTCGTCGTCGGCGGCGCCGGCGGCATCGGCGCGGCGACCGCCAAGCTGTTCGCGGAGGCGGGCGCAAAACTCATCATCACCCATCGGCCGGGCGCCGACAAGGCAATCCGGGCGCTGAACCTCGTTGCTGCGCTGCCGGGCGGTGGTCACGCGACGTTTCCGGCGGATGTCGCCAGCACGCCGACGCTGCTGGCCCTGCGCGACGCTGTGACAGCGCAATATGGCCGGCTTGACGTGCTGGTGAATTCCGCCGGCTTCACCAAGGCGGTGCCTCATGGCAATCTCGACGCCCTCGACGACGACCTGATCGACCGCATGTTCCAGGTCAACTGGCGCGGCCAGTTCGCGGCAATCCGCACTTTCGCGCCGCTGCTCAAGGCGTCGGGCAATGGTCTCATTGTCTCGCTGTCATCGATTGCCGGCCTCACCGGCAACGGCTCGTCGATCGCCTATTGCGCCACCAAGGCGGCGATCGACGTCATGACCAAGTCGCTGGCGCGGGCGCTGGCGCCGCAGGTAAGGGTGCTTGGGGTGTCGCCGGGCGTGGTCGACACCGATTTCGTGCCGGGCCGCGGCGCCGATTTCAACGCCAAAGCCGCGGGCACCATTCCGCTTGGGCGCATCGCCACCGCGGAGGATGTCGCCGCCGCCATTCTTGCCTGCGCCACCCATCTGACCTTCTCGACCGGGTCGACCATCCTGGTCGATGGTGGCCGGGCGCTGTGA
- a CDS encoding dioxygenase, whose product MEQQARYEGRIIENADEVTPAVLDAMAQAPNARLREIAAAFVRHMHAFAREVKLTEAEYDIGIDFLNRIGKATNDRHNEGILFADAIGFSTLVCLMNNGNNGATETAAALLGPFWRMHSPRTESGGSIVRSPTPGPELFVSCTVRDGKGAPIIGAEVDVWHASPVGMYENQDESQADMNLRGKFVTDAEGRFRLRTVKPAGYSVPIEGNPTGDMLKAQRRHPYRPAHLHFLLYKPGFKTLVTQVFVDDDPRLKTDVVFGVTRALVGRYESHNGPAPAPEVASPWYSLDYTFVMEPGEAKLPIPPIK is encoded by the coding sequence ATGGAACAGCAGGCCCGCTACGAGGGGCGGATCATCGAGAACGCCGACGAGGTCACGCCGGCGGTGCTCGATGCCATGGCACAGGCGCCCAATGCACGCCTCCGCGAGATCGCCGCGGCCTTCGTCCGCCACATGCACGCATTCGCCCGCGAGGTGAAACTGACCGAGGCCGAATACGACATCGGTATCGATTTCCTCAACCGCATCGGCAAGGCCACCAATGACAGGCACAATGAAGGCATCCTGTTTGCCGACGCCATCGGCTTCTCGACCCTGGTTTGCCTGATGAACAACGGCAACAACGGGGCGACCGAGACGGCCGCGGCGCTGCTTGGACCGTTCTGGCGGATGCATTCGCCGCGTACTGAAAGCGGCGGCTCGATCGTGCGCTCGCCGACGCCTGGCCCGGAACTGTTCGTCTCCTGCACCGTCAGGGACGGCAAGGGCGCGCCGATCATCGGCGCCGAAGTCGATGTCTGGCATGCGTCGCCCGTGGGCATGTACGAAAACCAGGACGAAAGCCAGGCCGACATGAATCTGCGCGGCAAGTTCGTCACCGACGCCGAGGGCCGCTTCCGCCTACGCACCGTGAAGCCGGCAGGCTACTCGGTGCCGATCGAGGGCAATCCCACCGGCGACATGCTCAAGGCGCAGCGCCGCCATCCTTATCGTCCGGCGCATCTGCATTTCCTGCTGTACAAGCCGGGCTTCAAGACGCTCGTCACCCAGGTCTTCGTTGACGACGACCCGCGGCTCAAGACCGACGTGGTGTTCGGAGTGACGCGGGCGCTGGTCGGCAGGTACGAGTCCCATAACGGCCCCGCGCCGGCGCCAGAAGTGGCGTCACCCTGGTACAGCCTCGACTACACTTTCGTGATGGAACCGGGGGAGGCGAAGTTGCCGATCCCGCCGATCAAGTGA
- a CDS encoding LacI family DNA-binding transcriptional regulator: MKRAAAPTLKQIAKAGGVHVSTVSRALDPKKRHLVADGVADRIGEIARRLGYQPNRLAASLRTGRSHLVGVILPDLCNPVFAPILGGITEALAAAGYAPIVADAGNDARRQIAFIDNLINQRVEGLLLATVARRDKIVGHCLDRGVPTVLVNRFEFRDRVSSVVSDDERGMRLAVDHLVDRGHRVIGHLAGPLATSTGKLRRDGFAKAMARHGLSVHAEEAERYTREAGFAPAKALIASATGMTAMVAANDMLALGALDALRELGLRCPENISLVGHNDMPLVDLVSPPLTTVRIEHRAMGRDAATLLLGEIATGAPALRHVILEPELIVRQSTAERHTRLK; this comes from the coding sequence ATGAAGCGGGCGGCGGCCCCGACCCTCAAGCAGATCGCCAAGGCGGGCGGCGTCCATGTCTCGACCGTCTCGCGCGCGCTTGATCCCAAGAAGCGCCATCTCGTGGCCGACGGCGTCGCCGACCGGATCGGCGAGATCGCCCGCCGGCTGGGCTATCAGCCCAACCGCCTGGCCGCGAGTCTGCGCACCGGCCGGTCGCACCTCGTCGGCGTCATCCTGCCCGATCTGTGCAACCCGGTGTTCGCACCGATCCTCGGCGGCATTACCGAGGCGCTCGCCGCGGCGGGCTATGCGCCGATCGTCGCCGATGCCGGCAACGACGCGAGACGCCAGATCGCCTTCATCGACAACCTGATCAACCAGCGTGTCGAAGGCCTTCTCCTCGCCACCGTGGCGCGGCGCGACAAGATCGTCGGCCATTGTCTCGACCGCGGCGTACCCACGGTGCTGGTCAACCGTTTCGAGTTCCGCGACCGAGTGTCGTCGGTGGTGTCCGACGACGAACGCGGCATGCGCCTCGCCGTCGACCATCTGGTCGACCGCGGCCATCGCGTCATCGGCCATCTCGCCGGCCCCCTCGCCACCTCCACCGGCAAGCTGCGCCGCGACGGCTTCGCCAAGGCCATGGCGCGCCACGGCCTTTCCGTTCACGCCGAAGAGGCCGAACGTTACACGCGCGAGGCCGGCTTCGCCCCGGCCAAGGCCCTGATCGCCTCCGCCACCGGAATGACGGCGATGGTCGCTGCCAACGACATGCTGGCGCTCGGCGCGCTCGATGCGCTACGCGAATTAGGGCTGCGCTGCCCGGAGAATATCTCCCTGGTCGGCCACAATGACATGCCGCTGGTCGACCTCGTCTCGCCGCCACTGACCACGGTCCGTATCGAGCACCGCGCCATGGGCCGAGACGCGGCGACGCTCCTGCTGGGCGAGATCGCCACCGGCGCGCCGGCGCTGCGCCACGTCATCCTCGAGCCGGAGCTGATCGTGCGGCAATCGACGGCGGAACGACACACTCGTCTGAAATAG
- a CDS encoding alanine--glyoxylate aminotransferase family protein, with protein MATNAPVHTGRHFLQIPGPSNVPDRVLRAMDMPTIDHRGPEFAKLGFEVMESCKTVFRTSQPVLIYPSSGTGAWEAAIVNTLSPGDKVLMAETGHFAALWRALAERFGLDVDFLPGDWRSGADPAAIEAKLTEDKAHQVKAVMVVHNETSSGVTSRVAEIRKAIDRAAHPALLLVDTVSSLGSITYEHDGWGVDVTVSGSQKGLMLPPGLSFNAISEKALAASKANKMPRSYWDWSEQIAANKSGSWPYTPATNLLYGLKEAIAMLHEEGLENVFARHRRHGAATRAAVKAWGLEVLCRNPEEYSPVVTAVLMPEGHDADRFRQVVLDHLDMSLGTGLAKVKGKVFRIGHLGHFNDLMLMGTLAGVEMGLELARVPYRTGGVLAAMNVLTGKEAAAA; from the coding sequence ATGGCCACCAATGCCCCCGTCCATACCGGGCGCCATTTCCTGCAGATTCCGGGACCGAGCAATGTGCCTGACCGGGTGCTGCGCGCCATGGACATGCCGACCATCGACCACCGCGGGCCGGAATTCGCCAAGCTCGGCTTTGAAGTCATGGAAAGCTGCAAGACGGTGTTCCGCACCAGCCAGCCGGTGCTGATCTATCCGTCATCGGGCACAGGCGCCTGGGAGGCGGCGATCGTCAATACCCTGTCGCCGGGCGACAAGGTGCTGATGGCCGAGACCGGGCATTTTGCGGCACTGTGGCGCGCCCTGGCCGAGCGCTTCGGTCTCGATGTGGATTTTCTCCCCGGCGACTGGCGCAGCGGCGCCGATCCGGCGGCGATCGAGGCGAAACTCACCGAAGACAAGGCGCACCAGGTCAAGGCGGTGATGGTGGTCCACAACGAGACGTCCTCCGGTGTCACCAGCCGCGTCGCCGAGATCCGCAAGGCGATCGACCGCGCGGCGCATCCAGCGCTGCTGCTCGTCGATACCGTGTCCTCGCTGGGTTCGATCACCTATGAGCACGACGGCTGGGGCGTCGACGTCACCGTGTCCGGCTCGCAGAAGGGACTGATGCTGCCACCGGGGCTGAGCTTCAACGCCATCTCGGAGAAGGCGCTGGCGGCGTCGAAGGCCAACAAGATGCCGCGTTCCTACTGGGACTGGAGCGAGCAGATCGCCGCCAACAAGAGCGGGAGCTGGCCCTATACCCCGGCGACCAACCTGCTCTATGGCCTCAAGGAAGCCATCGCCATGCTCCATGAAGAGGGGTTGGAAAATGTCTTCGCGCGTCACCGCCGCCATGGCGCCGCGACCCGCGCCGCAGTCAAGGCCTGGGGACTAGAGGTGTTGTGCCGCAATCCCGAGGAGTACTCGCCGGTGGTCACTGCGGTGCTGATGCCCGAGGGTCATGACGCCGACCGCTTCCGCCAGGTGGTGCTCGATCATCTCGACATGTCGCTGGGCACCGGGCTCGCCAAGGTCAAGGGCAAGGTCTTCCGCATCGGCCATCTCGGCCATTTCAACGACCTGATGCTGATGGGGACGCTCGCCGGCGTCGAAATGGGGCTGGAACTGGCACGCGTGCCCTATCGCACCGGCGGCGTGCTCGCGGCGATGAATGTGCTGACCGGCAAGGAGGCTGCGGCGGCCTGA
- a CDS encoding GntR family transcriptional regulator has product MTSTALSLVDGTPASLHADVLGQLRDFIVEGELAPGARIPERELCERFGISRTPLREALKVLAAEGLIELLPNRGARIRQFTEKDIRSLFEVIAGLDFVAGRLACARISDLAATEIERMHLEMYTHYLRRELADYFRLNQQIHKAIIDAANNPILSSHYAKLNAVVRQLRYSANLGSGDRLSDAMREHEGMIDALRRRAGGELGLLMFDHMQRKCEAVCSHLAERTGGTIPGTAAEPAPAI; this is encoded by the coding sequence TTGACCAGTACGGCGCTCAGCCTCGTCGACGGCACACCCGCATCATTGCACGCGGACGTGCTCGGCCAGTTGCGCGACTTCATCGTCGAGGGCGAACTCGCGCCCGGCGCCCGCATCCCGGAGCGAGAATTGTGCGAGCGCTTCGGCATTTCCCGCACGCCGCTCCGCGAGGCCCTCAAGGTGCTGGCCGCCGAGGGCCTGATCGAGCTCCTGCCCAATCGCGGCGCCCGCATCCGCCAGTTCACCGAAAAGGACATCCGCAGCCTGTTCGAGGTCATCGCCGGGCTCGATTTCGTCGCCGGCCGCCTCGCTTGCGCCCGCATCAGCGACCTGGCCGCGACCGAGATCGAGCGCATGCACCTGGAAATGTACACCCACTACCTGCGCCGGGAGCTCGCCGACTATTTCCGCCTCAACCAGCAAATCCACAAGGCGATCATCGACGCCGCCAACAACCCGATCCTCAGCTCCCATTACGCCAAGCTCAATGCCGTCGTCCGGCAGCTCCGCTACAGCGCCAATCTCGGCTCCGGCGACCGGCTGAGCGACGCCATGCGCGAGCACGAGGGCATGATCGACGCGCTCCGCCGTCGTGCCGGCGGTGAACTGGGGCTCTTGATGTTCGACCACATGCAGCGCAAATGCGAAGCGGTCTGCAGCCATCTCGCCGAACGCACCGGCGGGACCATACCCGGCACTGCGGCGGAACCGGCACCGGCCATTTGA
- a CDS encoding FAD-binding and (Fe-S)-binding domain-containing protein has product MADTGPRSDDAVLARRLAAEITGEVRFNRFDRGRYANDASFYQIMPAGVVVPRTMDEALRTLAIAREAGRKVTPRGGGTSQCGQTINDGLVIDVSKHLNRVRSLDTEARTCTVEPGIVLDDLNRRLRPHGLWFPVDVSTASRATIGGMAGNNSCGGRSLRYGTMRDNTVALEAALADGTQLRFATVTPEVARRNTEAPGQALVRDLLALGAREADEVAARFPKVQRRVGGYNLDALVPNAAGNNLAHLLVGSEGTLAFTTRVELKLWPLIRNKVLGICHFGSFHEAMDATQHLVKLKPIAVELVDRTMIGLGRDIAMFRPTIEAAVRGDPDALLVVEFAEEDQAADLRKLKLLGELMGDLGFGWDQPVRRWGGVVEVVDPALQASIADFRAAGLNVMMSMKQEGKPVSFVEDCAVPLAHLADYTARLNALFERHGTRPTMYAHASEGCLHVRPVLNLKLDKDVKAMRAIAEEAFAMIREYKGSHSGEHGDGIVRSEFHAAMFGERLVQAFSEVKHRFDPDNLLNPGKIVDPPRMDDRSLFRYPPDYKIEDFKTLLDWSAWPGAAGGFQGAVEMCNNNGACRKLEGGVMCPSYRATRNERDVTRGRANTLRLAISGQFGPDALASDEMMETLNLCVSCKACRRECPTGVDMAKMKIEVLAARLRRRGLSLRGRLIAYLPRYAPVLARFAPLANLRNKIPLLRTVAEKITGFSARRDLPHWRADTFEAAADVGPVDGREVVLFADTFNRAFERENMDAALRVLTAAGYRVHLPRPRDGRGNLCCGRTFLSAGMIDQARHELDRLVDAFTPFVARGIPVIGLEPSCLLTLRDELLSLRRDDDAVRLAGAAVLFEEFLAHEAAAGRLSLPLGPITGHALLHGHCHQKSFDAFGSVAQVLRLVPELEVEVIESSCCGMAGAFGYGAETYDVSIAMAEQALLPAVRKAAAETLVVADGTSCRHQIRDGAGREALHVAQVLALSLDRAHPSAT; this is encoded by the coding sequence GTGGCTGATACCGGCCCACGCAGCGACGATGCCGTCCTGGCACGCCGTCTCGCCGCCGAAATTACCGGCGAGGTGAGGTTCAACCGCTTTGATCGCGGCCGCTACGCCAACGACGCCTCATTCTACCAGATCATGCCGGCGGGCGTGGTGGTGCCGCGGACCATGGACGAGGCGCTGCGGACGCTTGCCATCGCCCGCGAGGCCGGTCGCAAAGTGACGCCGCGCGGCGGCGGCACCTCGCAATGCGGCCAGACCATCAATGACGGCCTTGTCATCGACGTCTCCAAGCACCTCAACCGCGTGCGATCGCTCGATACCGAGGCCCGAACCTGCACGGTAGAGCCGGGCATCGTGCTCGACGATCTCAACCGCAGGCTCAGGCCGCACGGCTTGTGGTTTCCGGTCGACGTCTCGACCGCCTCGCGGGCGACCATCGGCGGCATGGCCGGCAACAATTCCTGCGGTGGCCGCTCGCTGCGCTACGGCACCATGCGGGACAACACCGTGGCGCTCGAGGCGGCGCTGGCCGACGGCACGCAGTTGCGCTTCGCCACCGTCACGCCGGAGGTTGCGCGGCGCAATACGGAGGCGCCGGGCCAGGCGCTGGTCCGCGACCTGCTGGCGCTCGGGGCGCGCGAGGCAGACGAGGTCGCCGCGCGCTTTCCCAAGGTGCAACGCCGGGTCGGCGGCTACAATCTCGATGCGCTGGTGCCGAACGCGGCCGGCAACAACCTCGCCCATCTGCTGGTGGGCTCCGAAGGCACCCTCGCCTTCACCACCCGCGTCGAGCTCAAGCTGTGGCCGCTGATCCGCAACAAGGTCCTCGGCATCTGCCATTTCGGCAGCTTCCACGAGGCGATGGACGCCACCCAGCACCTGGTGAAGCTGAAGCCCATCGCCGTCGAACTTGTCGACCGCACCATGATCGGCCTGGGGCGCGACATCGCCATGTTCCGCCCGACCATCGAAGCCGCCGTGCGCGGCGATCCCGACGCGCTGCTGGTGGTCGAATTCGCCGAGGAGGACCAGGCCGCCGATCTGCGCAAGCTCAAGCTGCTTGGCGAGCTGATGGGCGATCTCGGCTTCGGCTGGGACCAGCCGGTGCGGCGCTGGGGCGGCGTCGTCGAGGTGGTCGATCCCGCGCTGCAGGCAAGCATCGCCGATTTCCGCGCCGCCGGCCTCAACGTGATGATGTCGATGAAGCAGGAGGGCAAGCCGGTCTCCTTCGTCGAGGACTGCGCCGTCCCCCTCGCCCATCTCGCCGACTATACCGCCCGTCTCAACGCCCTGTTCGAGCGCCACGGCACGCGGCCGACCATGTATGCCCATGCCTCCGAGGGCTGCCTGCATGTCCGCCCGGTGCTCAACCTCAAGCTCGACAAGGACGTCAAGGCGATGCGCGCCATCGCCGAGGAAGCGTTCGCCATGATCCGTGAGTACAAGGGCTCGCATTCCGGCGAGCATGGCGACGGCATCGTCCGATCGGAATTTCACGCGGCGATGTTCGGCGAGCGCCTTGTGCAGGCGTTTTCCGAGGTCAAACACCGTTTCGACCCGGACAACCTCCTGAACCCCGGCAAGATCGTCGATCCGCCGCGAATGGACGACCGCAGCCTGTTCCGCTATCCGCCGGATTACAAAATCGAGGACTTCAAGACCTTGCTCGACTGGTCGGCCTGGCCCGGCGCTGCCGGCGGATTCCAGGGCGCGGTCGAGATGTGCAACAACAACGGCGCCTGCCGCAAGCTCGAGGGCGGCGTGATGTGCCCGTCCTATCGCGCGACCCGCAACGAGCGGGACGTCACCCGCGGTCGCGCCAACACCCTGCGCCTCGCCATCTCCGGCCAGTTCGGCCCAGACGCCCTCGCGTCCGACGAGATGATGGAGACGCTGAACCTGTGCGTCTCGTGCAAGGCCTGCCGCCGCGAATGCCCGACCGGCGTCGACATGGCGAAGATGAAGATCGAGGTGCTGGCGGCGCGGCTGCGCCGGCGCGGGCTGTCCCTGCGCGGCCGGCTGATCGCCTATCTGCCGCGTTACGCGCCGGTTCTGGCGCGCTTCGCCCCGCTCGCGAACCTGCGCAACAAGATTCCCCTGCTCCGCACTGTTGCCGAGAAGATCACCGGCTTCAGCGCCCGGCGGGACCTGCCGCACTGGCGCGCTGACACGTTCGAGGCTGCGGCCGACGTGGGGCCCGTTGACGGCCGTGAGGTCGTGCTGTTCGCCGACACCTTCAACCGCGCCTTCGAGCGCGAGAACATGGACGCGGCGCTGCGCGTCCTCACCGCCGCCGGCTATCGCGTGCACCTGCCGCGCCCACGTGACGGCAGAGGCAATCTGTGCTGCGGCCGCACGTTCCTGTCCGCCGGCATGATTGATCAGGCAAGGCACGAACTCGACCGCTTGGTCGACGCCTTCACGCCGTTCGTCGCCCGCGGCATTCCGGTCATCGGCCTCGAGCCGAGCTGTCTTCTGACATTGCGCGACGAACTGCTGTCGCTGCGCCGCGACGATGATGCGGTCCGCCTCGCCGGCGCCGCAGTATTGTTCGAGGAGTTTCTCGCCCACGAGGCCGCCGCCGGGCGACTGTCGCTGCCGCTCGGCCCGATCACCGGCCACGCCCTGCTGCACGGCCATTGCCACCAGAAATCCTTCGATGCGTTCGGCTCCGTGGCACAGGTCCTGCGCCTCGTGCCGGAGCTCGAGGTCGAGGTGATCGAATCAAGCTGTTGTGGCATGGCTGGCGCGTTCGGCTATGGTGCCGAGACCTACGACGTCTCGATCGCGATGGCCGAACAGGCACTACTGCCCGCGGTGCGCAAGGCCGCGGCCGAGACGCTGGTGGTCGCCGATGGCACCTCTTGCCGCCACCAGATCCGGGACGGCGCCGGACGCGAGGCCCTGCACGTCGCGCAGGTTCTCGCGCTCAGCCTCGACCGCGCCCACCCGTCCGCTACTTGA
- a CDS encoding heme-binding protein, which produces MTTLTLDAALTIATTALKTAGERNFKPLAVVVLDARGSTKATLVQDNTSLMRSEIAHGKAYGALALGIGSRAIFRRATEQPYFVDAINTMARGALVPVPGGVLIEDANGMVIGAVGVSGDTSDNDEISAVAGVEAAGLKANAG; this is translated from the coding sequence ATGACGACGCTCACCCTCGATGCCGCGCTCACCATCGCCACCACCGCGCTGAAGACCGCCGGCGAACGCAATTTCAAGCCGCTGGCCGTGGTCGTGCTCGATGCCCGCGGCAGCACCAAGGCGACCCTGGTTCAGGACAATACCAGCCTGATGCGCAGCGAGATCGCCCACGGCAAGGCCTATGGGGCGCTGGCGCTCGGCATCGGCTCGCGCGCAATCTTCCGCCGCGCCACCGAGCAGCCTTATTTCGTCGACGCGATCAACACCATGGCGCGCGGCGCCCTCGTGCCGGTGCCGGGCGGTGTGCTGATCGAGGATGCCAATGGCATGGTGATCGGCGCGGTCGGCGTCAGCGGCGACACCTCCGACAACGACGAGATCAGCGCCGTTGCCGGGGTCGAGGCCGCCGGCCTGAAGGCCAATGCCGGCTGA
- a CDS encoding CaiB/BaiF CoA-transferase family protein: MTIPHTSQALSRFTVLDLTRIRSGPTAVRQLADWGADVIKIEAPAEVDDSEQPGGPRHGADFQNLHRNKRAMTLNLKDPRGHAVFMRLAAKADVVVENFRPDVKARLGIDYDSLRAVNPRLVYASISGFGQDGPYRMRPGFDQIAQGMGGLMSITGAPGQGPMRAGIPVADLTAGLFCAMGILTALLEREVSGEGQWVQTSLLQAQIFMLDFQAARWLVHKEVPGQAGNNHPTSIPTGVFKTADGYINIATTGQRIWERLVTAIEAPELLSDPRYATNLGRSQHRDPLNAAIEERTLQHSTAKWVDILNAAGVPCGPIYSVDQMFADAQVQHLGIAQDVPNPEGRPLRLLGQPVTLSRTPSRMAARPPEIGEHTDEILGEFGFSPQELAELKAADIV, from the coding sequence ATGACCATTCCGCACACGTCACAAGCGCTGTCACGCTTCACGGTGCTGGACCTGACGCGGATCCGGTCCGGTCCCACGGCAGTGCGCCAGCTCGCCGACTGGGGCGCCGATGTCATCAAGATCGAGGCTCCGGCCGAAGTCGACGATTCCGAACAGCCCGGCGGGCCGCGCCACGGTGCCGACTTCCAGAACCTGCATCGCAACAAGCGGGCTATGACGCTCAATCTCAAGGACCCGCGCGGTCACGCGGTGTTCATGCGCCTCGCTGCCAAGGCCGATGTCGTGGTCGAGAATTTCCGTCCCGACGTCAAGGCGCGGCTCGGCATCGATTACGACAGCCTGCGCGCCGTCAACCCGCGCCTCGTCTATGCCAGTATCTCCGGCTTCGGCCAGGACGGGCCCTATCGCATGCGCCCCGGCTTCGACCAGATCGCCCAGGGCATGGGCGGGCTGATGTCGATCACCGGCGCGCCGGGCCAGGGGCCGATGCGCGCCGGCATTCCGGTTGCGGACCTCACCGCCGGCCTGTTCTGCGCCATGGGCATCCTCACCGCGCTGCTCGAACGCGAGGTCTCCGGTGAAGGCCAATGGGTGCAGACTTCGCTGCTGCAGGCGCAGATCTTCATGCTGGACTTCCAGGCCGCGCGCTGGCTGGTGCACAAGGAAGTGCCGGGCCAGGCCGGCAACAATCATCCGACCAGCATTCCGACCGGTGTGTTCAAGACCGCGGACGGCTACATCAACATCGCGACCACCGGCCAGAGGATCTGGGAACGGCTGGTCACGGCGATCGAGGCTCCAGAACTCCTCAGCGATCCGCGCTACGCCACCAACCTCGGCCGCTCGCAGCACCGCGATCCGCTCAATGCCGCCATCGAGGAGCGCACCCTGCAGCACTCCACGGCCAAATGGGTTGACATCCTCAACGCCGCCGGAGTGCCCTGCGGACCGATCTACAGCGTCGACCAGATGTTCGCCGATGCCCAGGTACAGCATCTCGGCATCGCCCAGGACGTGCCCAATCCGGAAGGCCGGCCGCTCCGCCTCCTTGGCCAGCCGGTGACGCTGTCGCGGACACCGAGCCGCATGGCGGCGCGGCCGCCGGAAATCGGCGAGCATACCGACGAGATCCTCGGCGAATTCGGTTTCAGCCCGCAGGAGCTCGCCGAGCTGAAGGCCGCCGATATCGTCTGA